The Prochlorococcus marinus XMU1404 DNA segment GACTTAGGATATGCCACACACAAAAGTGCAAAGCCCTTTCCCCTTAAATCATCATTTAATCCCATAGCATCTTCTTGATCTACAGATCCTTCCAATATCATGGATGCACAATCTGTACAAACTCCTGAACAACAACTACTTGGTAAATCTATTCCATTCATTTTAGCCGCTGAAATAATATCTTGATCTTCAGAACATAAAAAACTAAAAGTCTTTTGCTCAAATTGAACTTTTATATTGTATTCAGGCATATCCTAAATCTTATTGCTAAACTGCTGAACCCCCTACAACCTCTAATATTTCTTGAGTAATAGCAGCTTGTCTGGCTTTGTTATAGGTTAGATTCAAAGTACTTGCTAATTCTTTAGCATTATCACTCGCATTATTCATAGCAGTCATCCTGCAAGCGAGTTCTGAAGCTGCCGACTCTTGAAGAGCTCTTAGTACCTGATTCTGTAAATATAAAGGTAATAATGAATCCAATAGTTGATCAGGACTTTGTTCAAAAACTATATCTGATGGCAACTTCTCTGAATCACTTTTTTCAATATTTGATTTTTCAACAAGTAACTTACTATCTTTAGTGGTTAACCTAAAAATTTCATCATTTTCATCTGCAATACCTTGAGGGTCTAGTGGCAGCAATGTTTGAACTACAGGTGCACAACTGACTAAAGTAATGAATTTCGTATATATAATTTCTACCCTATCAGAATTTTCTGAAAGAAATTCAGCTAAGACTTCACTAGTTATCCCCTCAGAATCTGTTGCAGTTGGTACCTGTTCCAGCTCTTTAAATGTGCTTTTAATTGTGTATCTATCTTTCCTATTTTGGAAATAACCTATTGCTTTTTTACCAACTAAGATCAAATTTGGTTCATAACCTTGTTTAATCAGTTCTGCATACCTAATTTCCACCTTCTTAATTATATTGGTATTGTATCCTCCACATAATCCTCTATCTGCAGTTATGCATACCAAAGAAATTGTTTTTACATCTCTTTTTGATAGAAGAGGAGAATCTACAGCTTCAAACTGAACTCTAGATTGAATATTTTCTAAAACCCGAGCAAGTTTATCTGCAAAAGGCCTACTCTTAAGAACTTGATCTTGTGCCCTCCTAACTTTTGCAGCTGCAACTAATCTCATAGCTTCTGTTATTTTTCGTGTATTTTTAACAGAAACTATTCGATCTCTAATTTCTTTAAGATTTGCCATGATATTCCCTTAAATAAATTTAAACTGTGGAAAGCATTGAAGATTTAACTTCATTAATCACCTCTTTGAGTGTTGCTTCTAAGCCATCATTCAATTTCTTCTCTTTAAGAATCTCTTCTATAAATTCTGCTTTGTTTAACTTAAGATATTCTCTTAATTCAGCAGCAAATTTAGTTACATCTTCCACTGGAACTTCATCAATAAGACCCTTAACACCTGCATACACAACAGCAACTTGTTCAGCAAGATTTAATGGTGAGAACTGTGCTTGTTTTAGTAACTCTCTTAGTCTTTTACCTCTTTCAAGTTGTTGCTGAGTTGCTTCATCAAGATCAGATGCAAATTGAGAAAAAGCAGCTAGTTCATCAAACTGTGCGAGTTCTAATTTTAAAGTTCCTGCAATTTTTTTAATTGCTTTTGTCTGAGCAGCTCCTCCAACACGGCTAACAGAAATACCAACATTAATAGCTGGTCTTAATCCTGAGTTAAATAAATCTGCACTCAAGAATATTTGTCCATCAGTAATTGAAATAACATTAGTAGGAATATAAGCAGAAACGTCACCTGCCTGAGTTTCAATAATGGGTAAAGCTGTCATTGAACCGCCGCCCATATCATCAGATAATTTTGCTGCCCTTTCAAGTAATCTGCTATGACAATAAAAAACATCTCCAGGATAAGCTTCTCTTCCTGGTGGTCTTCTCAAAAGGAGAGACATTTGTCTATAAGCCTGAGCTTGTTTTGTTAAATCATCATAAATAACTAGTGTTGCTTTACCTTGGTACATAAAGTGCTCAGCAATTGCAGCACCAGTATAAGGTGCTAAGTATTGTAGAGCTGCGGCTTCAGAGGCTCCTGCACTAACAACAATGGTGTAATCAAGAGCTCCTTTTTCTCTTAAAACCTCAACTACATTTGCTACAGATGCTGACTTCTGACCAATAGCTACGTAAACACAAACTACGTCTTGACCTTTTTGGTTGATTATTGTGTCGATAGCAATTGCAGATTTTCCAGTTTGTCTATCACCAATAATTAATTCTCTTTGACCTCTACCAACAGGAATCATTGCATCAATAGATGTAATACCTGTTTGCATTGGTTCATGCACTGATCTTCTCTTGATTATTCCAGGAGCCATCTCTTCGATCAATCTAGTATCACTAGTTGGAATTTCCCCTTTTCCATCTATTGGTTGTCCAAGAGGGTTAACAACTCTCCCCTGCATTGCTTCCCCAACAGGAACAGATGCAATTTTACCTGTGGACTTAACGTTACTTCCTTCTTGGACGCCAAGTGCCTCTCCCATTAAAACGGCCCCAACATTATCATCTTCAAGATTTAAAGCTATACCTTCGGTACCATCCTCAAATTCCAATAACTCTCCTGCCATGACCTGATCTAAGCCATATATTCTTGCAATGCCATCACCGATTTGCAGAACAGTTCCTACATTGCTAACACTTACAGATTGGTCATAATCAGTTATTTGTTGTTTTAAGATTGAACTGATTTCATCAGGGCGTATAGATACCATGGATTTAAGAATTTAAGGTTGATTTAAAATTTACTTGGAGAGGGATAAGCCAAGTTTTCTTATTTGTGAAGCAAGGGAAGCATCAATTACTTTTGATCCTACACTGGCGACGAAACCACCAATAAGAGATGGGTCGATTTTAGTTACAAGTTCTAATTTTTCTGTTCCAGCAATATTGATGATCTTTTTGGTAATTAAACCTTTCTGTTCATCAGTAAGCTCGACTGCAGAAGTAACAGTTGCCAAAGCAATATTACTATTTTCTCGGTAAATCTCTAAAAACCTATCAAGAATTGAAGTAAGAATTCCAATTCTTTGCCTATCGGCCAATAATTTCAAGAAATTCAATAAAGAAGAATTGACTTTATTTGAAAAAATTTCAATAATGATTTTCTTCTTAGCATCTGTCTCTAAAATGGGAGAGGATAGTGCCTTCTCCAATTCAGGGGCATCATTTATTAATTCCAAGAGTTGTTTAACCTCAGAAACCATCTCTTCAGTTTGCGAATTTTCATTCACAACTTGAAGTAATGCCTCTGCGTATGGTGTAGTAACTGAATTTAAAAGTGGCATTAGTTCACCTCAATATTGTTAATTGATTGAGTTACCAAATTTTCTTGTGTTATTTTATCAAGTCGATTTGGGAGAGAATCTAAGGCTTTTTTAATTGCCAGTTCAACAGCTTCTTTTCGAAGTTGAGAAATTGCTCTGGATGCTTCAGAGCTCTCATCAGAGATTGCACTTTGTTTAATTCGTGCCATCTCCTCTATAGCTTTTTTCTCACTTTCCATTCTGATTGATTCAGATCTTTTAAGGGAATCTGCTTTTATTTGAGAAGCTTTTTCTTCTGCTGAAGATAAATCTTTCTTTGCCTTCTCTAAAGCTTGAGTTGCATTTAGAAGTCGATCTTCAGCATCTTTTAATTCAAGAAGGATTCCTTCTCTCCTTTTTTGAAGCATTTTGCCGAGAAAACCAGGCAAAAATTTATAAAGGCCGAAAACCACTACAGCCCAATTAAGGATATTAGTTTCAAATAAATTGAAGTTTAGTCCAAAACCTTCTGTAGCTAAAAGAGTTAAATTCATTTTTCTAGAATCAATCTATTAACAATAAGTTCGCTTAGATCATCAGCTTGTTTAGAAAGTTGATCACGAGCAGCAGACGTCTGACTTTCAATTTCTAGTCTTGCTTTTTCTTTTGAAGCATTTGCTTCATTGTTGGCAAGTTCTAGTGCTTCTTTATAAAGCTTGTCAGACTCATCCTCAGCTTCGCTCACAATTCTTTGGGCTTCTGTTCGAGCACTTTGAAGCTGAGTTAATAAATCAGCTTCTAATTTTTTAACCTCTGAAAGTTTATTTTTGGACTCGATAATATTATTACTTACAAACTTTTCTCTTTTTTCTACAACATTACCAACAGGCTTAAAAAAGAGAGAATTTAAAATGTAAGTAAGCGCAACTACTTGTATCGCCATTAGTGGCAAAGTGGCATTTATATCAAATAATCCACCTTCGGTAGCACCAAAAAAATTAAAGGCCAACATATGATTCAGTTGAAGTTAAGAAATTAAATTTAAATATTGCTAAAAAGGAATTAGAAGCAATATTAACTTTTAGGAAAAAGGATTCGCAAAAAGTAGTACCAAAGCCACAACTAATCCGTAAATTGTTAATGACTCCATGAAAGCGAAAGATAAAAGAAGAGTTCCTCTGATTTTACCTTCAGCTTCTGGTTGACGGGCTATACCCTCAACAGCACCTTGAGCTGCGTTACCTTGTCCAAGACCTGGGCCAATAGCACCTAGACCAACTGCTAAACCAGCAGCTACAACTGATGCAGCGGAAGTAATCGAATCCATAATTTTGAAATAAAGAGCTTAATACTTTTGATAAATCTTTTTTGACATACACGCTTGGACATCCTTTCATTTAAGAATGGGTCTGATCATATCAGACCTACGCGATTAGATATTTTGCCAGATTACAGACCCTTTGTAAAAGAATCTGAATGTATTGGAAGATAGCTAATGATGTTCTTCAACAGCTTCTCCAATGTAGTAGGCAGCTAAAGTTGCGAAAATCAATGCCTGAATTGCACTAGTAAATAATCCTAGGAACATAACAGGTATTGGTAAAATTAGTGGAACTAAAAAGACTAGAACACCAACAACAAGTTCATCAGCCAAAATATTTCCAAATAGCCTGAAAGAGAGTGATAAAGGTTTAGTAAAGTCCTCTAGAATTTTGAAAGGAAGCATAATCGGAGTTGGGTGAACATAGTATTCGAAGTATCTCCAGCCCTTATTGCTTAAACCTGCATAGAAATACGAAAGTGAAACCAATAAAGCCAAGGCAATAGTTGTATTAATATCTGCAGTAGGTGCTCCTAATTCTCCACTAGGTAATTTAATCAATCTCCAAGGAATTAAAGCTCCTCCCCAATTACTAACAAAGACGAATAAAAATAAAGTACCTATAAATGGCATCCAATCTCTATATACTTTTTCGCCTATTTGCGTCCGAGCAAGATCTCTTATGTAATCCCAGAGGAACTCAAGCAAGTTTTGAAGGCCTTTGGGATCATTTTCCATTTTTTTAGTTCCTAAAGAAATAAAAACTAATAACGCTCCTAATAAAATCCAAGATGTTAAAAATACCTGCCCATGAAGTCTGATATTTCCAATTTGCCAATAAAGATGTTGACCAACTTCTAATGCTGCAAAATTTGTTAGCAAGGAATTAAAAAACATTTGTTTTGAATAAAAAAATTTACTTAAGAACGTGAAAAATAAAGAATGAGTGAAGGCTTATAAATGAAAAAACCTATCATCGCAGGAAAAATCTCCAAAGATCCTAGCTTGCTCGTAAAGATAAAGAGGCAAACTGGAACTAATAGTTGCAATTTTGATACACCTGATGATTCTTTACCAAGTTTCCCTATACTTTTGGCAAGCAAACGTAGGTAAAAAATGCCGGCAATTGCACCTATAAAAATACTAAAACCAAAAGTAAAACCTAGAAAAATTCCAGTTATTGCTGCTAATAAAATAGAAACAATAAAAGTAATTCCAAAAATTGTTAATTGCAATTTTGTGTATTCATCATTTTGAGAAAGCAAATTATCTATTTGATTGGCAATGCCAGATTTACTTTCTTTGATGATCGAATTATTCAGGGGTTGAGGAAATTGAACATTCTCATTAGAAAGATGCTCAAGTTTTTTTCTATTTGAGTCCACTGATGTGAACATAGTTTAGAAACCCTCTCTGAATGGTTTGAAGTAAGTATATAAAC contains these protein-coding regions:
- a CDS encoding 2Fe-2S iron-sulfur cluster-binding protein — its product is MPEYNIKVQFEQKTFSFLCSEDQDIISAAKMNGIDLPSSCCSGVCTDCASMILEGSVDQEDAMGLNDDLRGKGFALLCVAYPKSDLNIVIGKEVEDDLYNDQFGKYQK
- a CDS encoding F0F1 ATP synthase subunit gamma; translated protein: MANLKEIRDRIVSVKNTRKITEAMRLVAAAKVRRAQDQVLKSRPFADKLARVLENIQSRVQFEAVDSPLLSKRDVKTISLVCITADRGLCGGYNTNIIKKVEIRYAELIKQGYEPNLILVGKKAIGYFQNRKDRYTIKSTFKELEQVPTATDSEGITSEVLAEFLSENSDRVEIIYTKFITLVSCAPVVQTLLPLDPQGIADENDEIFRLTTKDSKLLVEKSNIEKSDSEKLPSDIVFEQSPDQLLDSLLPLYLQNQVLRALQESAASELACRMTAMNNASDNAKELASTLNLTYNKARQAAITQEILEVVGGSAV
- the atpA gene encoding F0F1 ATP synthase subunit alpha — protein: MVSIRPDEISSILKQQITDYDQSVSVSNVGTVLQIGDGIARIYGLDQVMAGELLEFEDGTEGIALNLEDDNVGAVLMGEALGVQEGSNVKSTGKIASVPVGEAMQGRVVNPLGQPIDGKGEIPTSDTRLIEEMAPGIIKRRSVHEPMQTGITSIDAMIPVGRGQRELIIGDRQTGKSAIAIDTIINQKGQDVVCVYVAIGQKSASVANVVEVLREKGALDYTIVVSAGASEAAALQYLAPYTGAAIAEHFMYQGKATLVIYDDLTKQAQAYRQMSLLLRRPPGREAYPGDVFYCHSRLLERAAKLSDDMGGGSMTALPIIETQAGDVSAYIPTNVISITDGQIFLSADLFNSGLRPAINVGISVSRVGGAAQTKAIKKIAGTLKLELAQFDELAAFSQFASDLDEATQQQLERGKRLRELLKQAQFSPLNLAEQVAVVYAGVKGLIDEVPVEDVTKFAAELREYLKLNKAEFIEEILKEKKLNDGLEATLKEVINEVKSSMLSTV
- the atpH gene encoding ATP synthase F1 subunit delta, yielding MPLLNSVTTPYAEALLQVVNENSQTEEMVSEVKQLLELINDAPELEKALSSPILETDAKKKIIIEIFSNKVNSSLLNFLKLLADRQRIGILTSILDRFLEIYRENSNIALATVTSAVELTDEQKGLITKKIINIAGTEKLELVTKIDPSLIGGFVASVGSKVIDASLASQIRKLGLSLSK
- a CDS encoding F0F1 ATP synthase subunit B, yielding MNLTLLATEGFGLNFNLFETNILNWAVVVFGLYKFLPGFLGKMLQKRREGILLELKDAEDRLLNATQALEKAKKDLSSAEEKASQIKADSLKRSESIRMESEKKAIEEMARIKQSAISDESSEASRAISQLRKEAVELAIKKALDSLPNRLDKITQENLVTQSINNIEVN
- a CDS encoding F0F1 ATP synthase subunit B'; the protein is MLAFNFFGATEGGLFDINATLPLMAIQVVALTYILNSLFFKPVGNVVEKREKFVSNNIIESKNKLSEVKKLEADLLTQLQSARTEAQRIVSEAEDESDKLYKEALELANNEANASKEKARLEIESQTSAARDQLSKQADDLSELIVNRLILEK
- the atpE gene encoding ATP synthase F0 subunit C, encoding MDSITSAASVVAAGLAVGLGAIGPGLGQGNAAQGAVEGIARQPEAEGKIRGTLLLSFAFMESLTIYGLVVALVLLFANPFS
- the atpB gene encoding F0F1 ATP synthase subunit A, whose translation is MFFNSLLTNFAALEVGQHLYWQIGNIRLHGQVFLTSWILLGALLVFISLGTKKMENDPKGLQNLLEFLWDYIRDLARTQIGEKVYRDWMPFIGTLFLFVFVSNWGGALIPWRLIKLPSGELGAPTADINTTIALALLVSLSYFYAGLSNKGWRYFEYYVHPTPIMLPFKILEDFTKPLSLSFRLFGNILADELVVGVLVFLVPLILPIPVMFLGLFTSAIQALIFATLAAYYIGEAVEEHH